In the genome of Takifugu rubripes chromosome 18, fTakRub1.2, whole genome shotgun sequence, one region contains:
- the strip2 gene encoding striatin-interacting protein 1 homolog isoform X1 — translation MQAEDMEVPIINNLNDNGDRLRPKGKDAFKDQQKESESSMESPNLEFEYGDTDTLTAELSELYSYTEEPEFALNRDYFEEDFRSHARSRRWIELPAEEQRAYVMRLLDALEVTDRDKRLKVSRAILYLAQGAFDECDSEADVLRWSRHNVFLLYDMGIFTALLELLSMEIDNNQACSSAVRKPAISLADSTELRVLLSIMYLMVETIRVRTEDDGPEWKAAREAFRNELASPLYNGEPFALLLFTMVTKFCSMNAPHFPMKKVLLLLWKTTLFTLGGFEELQEMKVRRREQLDLPPLPEDSIRVVRAMRAASPPATAMELIEQQQQQQKRGRRSRRSAFVDSLDGDSPFPKKQPLVKQDSLDTYNERDPFKNDDARDEEEDGEDADSGIEGEVDPLDRDVIIQPPPPPPPLRPPTERISFPKGLPWAPKVREKDIEHFLETSRNKFIGFTLGSDVETLVGLPRPIHESVKTLKQHKYVSIAEVQMKREEELQQCPLTLGEEEVEDTPAETLYLGMLPNLSQFVIALLKLLLAAAPTSKAKTDSINILADVLPEEMPITVLQSMKLGIDVNRHKEIIVKAISALLLLLLKHFKLNHIYQFEIVSQHLVFANCIPLILKFFNQNIMSYISAKNSICVLDFPHCAVHEMPELTAESLEAGDNNQFCWRNLFSCINLLRVLNKLTKWKHSRTMMLVVFKSAPILKRALKVKQAMMQLYVLKLLKIQTKYLGRQWRKSNMKTMSAIYQKVRHRLNDDWAYGNDIDARPWDFQAEECALRENIERFNSRRYDKNRNGDFAPVDNCLQSVLGQRVELPEDFHYSYEMWLEREVFSQPIQWEGLLQGP, via the exons ATGCAGGCGGAGGACATGGAGGTGCCCATCATTAACAACCTCAACGACAACGGCGACAGGCTCAGACCCAAGGGCAAAGATGCGTTCAAGGATCAGCAGAAGGAGTCGGAG AGCTCCATGGAGTCGCCCAACCTGGAGTTCGAGTACGGAGACACGGACACGCTGACGGCGGAGCTTTCAG AGCTCTACAGCTACACGGAGGAGCCAGAGTTCGCCCTCAACAGAGACTACTTTGAAGAGGACTTCCGGAGCCACG cccgGAGCCGGAGGTGGATCGAGCTGCCGGCGGAGGAGCAGAGGGCCTACGTGATGAGACTGCTGGACGCGCTGGAGGTGACGGACAGAGACAAGAGGCTAAAGGTGTCCCGGGCCATCCTCTATCTGGCCCAAG GGGCGTTTGACGAGTGCGACAGCGAGGCGGACGTCCTCCGCTGGTCCAGACACAACGTCTTTCTGCTCTACGACATGGGGATCTTCACCgcgctgctggagctgctcagcATGGAGATCGA caACAACCAGGCGTGCAGCAGCGCCGTGAGGAAACCCGCCATCTCTCTCGCCGACAGCACCGAGCTCAG ggTGTTGCTGAGCATCATGTACCTGATGGTGGAGACCATCCGGGTTCGGACCGAGGACGACGGGCCGGAGTGGAAAGCCGCCAGGGAAGCGTTCAGGAACGAGCTGG cGTCGCCTCTGTACAACGGCGAGCCCTTCGCCCTGCTCCTCTTCACCATGGTGACCAAGTTCTGCAGCATGAACGCCCCCCACTTCCCCATGAAGaaagtgctgctgttgctctggaAGACCACGCTG TTCACCCTGGGGGGGTTcgaggagctccaggagatgAAGGTGCGACGCCGCGAGCAGCTGGACCTGCCGCCGCTCCCGGAGGACAGCATCAGGGTGGTGAGGGCCATGCGGGCGGCCTCCCCCCCCGCCACGGCCATGGAGCTCatcgagcagcagcagcagcagcagaaacgagGCCGCCGCAGCCGCAGG AGTGCCTTTGTTGATAGCTTGGACGGAGACAGTCCCTTTCCCAAGAAGCAG CCGCTGGTGAAGCAGGACAGCCTGGACACGTACAACGAGCGGGACCCTTTCAAGAACGACGACGCcagggacgaggaggaggacggcgaggaCGCGGACAGCGGCATCGAGGGCGAGGTGGACCCTTTGGACCGGGACGTCATCATCCagcctccgccgccgccgcctccgctCAGGCCCCCCACCGAAAGGATCAGCTTCCCTAAAGGGCTCCCCTGGGCCCCCAAAGTCAGGGAAAAAGACATCGAGCACTTCCTGGAGACCAGCAGGAACAAGTTCATCGGCTTCACTTTGGGGAG CGATGTAGAGACCCTGGTGGGGCTGCCCAGGCCCATCCACGAGAGTGTGAAGACCCtgaaacag CACAAATACGTCTCCATCGCTGAGGTCCAGATGAAGcgagaggaggagctgcagcagtgtCCTCTGACCCTG ggggaggaggaggtggaggacacTCCAGCGGAGACGCTTTATCTGGGAATGCTTCCCAACCTCTCCCAGTTTGTG ATcgccctcctgaagctgctgctggctgcggCGCCGACCTCCAAGGCCAAGACGGACTCCATTAACATCCTGGCCGACGTGCTGCCAGAGGAGATGCC TATCACGGTGCTTCAAAGTATGAAGCTGGGAATCGATGTGAATCGCCACAAGGAAATCATTGTCAAGGCCATctcggctctgctgctgctgctgctcaagcACTTCAAACTGAACCACATTTatcag tTTGAGATCGTCTCTCAGCACCTGGTGTTCGCCAACTGCATCCCGCTCATCCTCAAGTTCTTCAACCAGAACATCATGTCCTACATCAGCGCCAAGAACAG CATATGCGTGTTGGACTTCCCCCACTGTGCCGTCCACGAGATGCCTGAGCTGACGGCCGAGAGCCTG GAAGCAGGCGACAACAACCAGTTCTGCTGGAGGAACCTGTTTTCTTGTATCAATCTGCTGAGGGTGTTAAACAAGCTGACCAAGTGGAAGCACTCCCGGACCATG ATGCTTGTGGTTTTTAAGTCCGCCCCAATTCTGAAGAGAGCGCTGAAGGTCAAGCAGGCCATGATGCAGCTCTACGTTCTGAAGCTGCTCAAGATCCAGACCAAGTACCTGGGCCGCCAGTGGAGGAAGAGCAACATGAAGACCATGTCGGCCATCTACCAGAAGGTCCGCCACCGGCTCAACGATGACTGGGCTTACGGCAACG ACATCGACGCGCGTCCCTGGGACTTCCAGGCGGAGGAGTGCGCCCTCCGGGAGAACATCGAGAGGTTCAACAGCCGCCGCTACGACAAGAACAGGAACGGCGACTTTGCGCCGGTGGACAACTGCCTGCAGAGCGTGCTGGGCCAGCGGGTGGAGCTGCCCGAGGACTTCCACTACAGCTACGAGATGTGGCTGGAGCGGGAGGTCTTCTCCCAGCCCATCCAGTGGGAGGGGCTCCTGCAGGGGCCGTGA
- the strip2 gene encoding striatin-interacting protein 1 homolog isoform X3 — MESPNLEFEYGDTDTLTAELSELYSYTEEPEFALNRDYFEEDFRSHARSRRWIELPAEEQRAYVMRLLDALEVTDRDKRLKVSRAILYLAQGAFDECDSEADVLRWSRHNVFLLYDMGIFTALLELLSMEIDNNQACSSAVRKPAISLADSTELRVLLSIMYLMVETIRVRTEDDGPEWKAAREAFRNELASPLYNGEPFALLLFTMVTKFCSMNAPHFPMKKVLLLLWKTTLFTLGGFEELQEMKVRRREQLDLPPLPEDSIRVVRAMRAASPPATAMELIEQQQQQQKRGRRSRRSAFVDSLDGDSPFPKKQPLVKQDSLDTYNERDPFKNDDARDEEEDGEDADSGIEGEVDPLDRDVIIQPPPPPPPLRPPTERISFPKGLPWAPKVREKDIEHFLETSRNKFIGFTLGSDVETLVGLPRPIHESVKTLKQHKYVSIAEVQMKREEELQQCPLTLGEEEVEDTPAETLYLGMLPNLSQFVIALLKLLLAAAPTSKAKTDSINILADVLPEEMPITVLQSMKLGIDVNRHKEIIVKAISALLLLLLKHFKLNHIYQFEIVSQHLVFANCIPLILKFFNQNIMSYISAKNSICVLDFPHCAVHEMPELTAESLEAGDNNQFCWRNLFSCINLLRVLNKLTKWKHSRTMMLVVFKSAPILKRALKVKQAMMQLYVLKLLKIQTKYLGRQWRKSNMKTMSAIYQKVRHRLNDDWAYGNDIDARPWDFQAEECALRENIERFNSRRYDKNRNGDFAPVDNCLQSVLGQRVELPEDFHYSYEMWLEREVFSQPIQWEGLLQGP; from the exons ATGGAGTCGCCCAACCTGGAGTTCGAGTACGGAGACACGGACACGCTGACGGCGGAGCTTTCAG AGCTCTACAGCTACACGGAGGAGCCAGAGTTCGCCCTCAACAGAGACTACTTTGAAGAGGACTTCCGGAGCCACG cccgGAGCCGGAGGTGGATCGAGCTGCCGGCGGAGGAGCAGAGGGCCTACGTGATGAGACTGCTGGACGCGCTGGAGGTGACGGACAGAGACAAGAGGCTAAAGGTGTCCCGGGCCATCCTCTATCTGGCCCAAG GGGCGTTTGACGAGTGCGACAGCGAGGCGGACGTCCTCCGCTGGTCCAGACACAACGTCTTTCTGCTCTACGACATGGGGATCTTCACCgcgctgctggagctgctcagcATGGAGATCGA caACAACCAGGCGTGCAGCAGCGCCGTGAGGAAACCCGCCATCTCTCTCGCCGACAGCACCGAGCTCAG ggTGTTGCTGAGCATCATGTACCTGATGGTGGAGACCATCCGGGTTCGGACCGAGGACGACGGGCCGGAGTGGAAAGCCGCCAGGGAAGCGTTCAGGAACGAGCTGG cGTCGCCTCTGTACAACGGCGAGCCCTTCGCCCTGCTCCTCTTCACCATGGTGACCAAGTTCTGCAGCATGAACGCCCCCCACTTCCCCATGAAGaaagtgctgctgttgctctggaAGACCACGCTG TTCACCCTGGGGGGGTTcgaggagctccaggagatgAAGGTGCGACGCCGCGAGCAGCTGGACCTGCCGCCGCTCCCGGAGGACAGCATCAGGGTGGTGAGGGCCATGCGGGCGGCCTCCCCCCCCGCCACGGCCATGGAGCTCatcgagcagcagcagcagcagcagaaacgagGCCGCCGCAGCCGCAGG AGTGCCTTTGTTGATAGCTTGGACGGAGACAGTCCCTTTCCCAAGAAGCAG CCGCTGGTGAAGCAGGACAGCCTGGACACGTACAACGAGCGGGACCCTTTCAAGAACGACGACGCcagggacgaggaggaggacggcgaggaCGCGGACAGCGGCATCGAGGGCGAGGTGGACCCTTTGGACCGGGACGTCATCATCCagcctccgccgccgccgcctccgctCAGGCCCCCCACCGAAAGGATCAGCTTCCCTAAAGGGCTCCCCTGGGCCCCCAAAGTCAGGGAAAAAGACATCGAGCACTTCCTGGAGACCAGCAGGAACAAGTTCATCGGCTTCACTTTGGGGAG CGATGTAGAGACCCTGGTGGGGCTGCCCAGGCCCATCCACGAGAGTGTGAAGACCCtgaaacag CACAAATACGTCTCCATCGCTGAGGTCCAGATGAAGcgagaggaggagctgcagcagtgtCCTCTGACCCTG ggggaggaggaggtggaggacacTCCAGCGGAGACGCTTTATCTGGGAATGCTTCCCAACCTCTCCCAGTTTGTG ATcgccctcctgaagctgctgctggctgcggCGCCGACCTCCAAGGCCAAGACGGACTCCATTAACATCCTGGCCGACGTGCTGCCAGAGGAGATGCC TATCACGGTGCTTCAAAGTATGAAGCTGGGAATCGATGTGAATCGCCACAAGGAAATCATTGTCAAGGCCATctcggctctgctgctgctgctgctcaagcACTTCAAACTGAACCACATTTatcag tTTGAGATCGTCTCTCAGCACCTGGTGTTCGCCAACTGCATCCCGCTCATCCTCAAGTTCTTCAACCAGAACATCATGTCCTACATCAGCGCCAAGAACAG CATATGCGTGTTGGACTTCCCCCACTGTGCCGTCCACGAGATGCCTGAGCTGACGGCCGAGAGCCTG GAAGCAGGCGACAACAACCAGTTCTGCTGGAGGAACCTGTTTTCTTGTATCAATCTGCTGAGGGTGTTAAACAAGCTGACCAAGTGGAAGCACTCCCGGACCATG ATGCTTGTGGTTTTTAAGTCCGCCCCAATTCTGAAGAGAGCGCTGAAGGTCAAGCAGGCCATGATGCAGCTCTACGTTCTGAAGCTGCTCAAGATCCAGACCAAGTACCTGGGCCGCCAGTGGAGGAAGAGCAACATGAAGACCATGTCGGCCATCTACCAGAAGGTCCGCCACCGGCTCAACGATGACTGGGCTTACGGCAACG ACATCGACGCGCGTCCCTGGGACTTCCAGGCGGAGGAGTGCGCCCTCCGGGAGAACATCGAGAGGTTCAACAGCCGCCGCTACGACAAGAACAGGAACGGCGACTTTGCGCCGGTGGACAACTGCCTGCAGAGCGTGCTGGGCCAGCGGGTGGAGCTGCCCGAGGACTTCCACTACAGCTACGAGATGTGGCTGGAGCGGGAGGTCTTCTCCCAGCCCATCCAGTGGGAGGGGCTCCTGCAGGGGCCGTGA
- the strip2 gene encoding striatin-interacting protein 1 homolog isoform X2 gives MQAEDMEVPIINNLNDNGDRLRPKGKDAFKDQQKESESSMESPNLEFEYGDTDTLTAELSELYSYTEEPEFALNRDYFEEDFRSHARSRRWIELPAEEQRAYVMRLLDALEVTDRDKRLKVSRAILYLAQGAFDECDSEADVLRWSRHNVFLLYDMGIFTALLELLSMEIDNNQACSSAVRKPAISLADSTELRVLLSIMYLMVETIRVRTEDDGPEWKAAREAFRNELASPLYNGEPFALLLFTMVTKFCSMNAPHFPMKKVLLLLWKTTLFTLGGFEELQEMKVRRREQLDLPPLPEDSIRVVRAMRAASPPATAMELIEQQQQQQKRGRRSRRPLVKQDSLDTYNERDPFKNDDARDEEEDGEDADSGIEGEVDPLDRDVIIQPPPPPPPLRPPTERISFPKGLPWAPKVREKDIEHFLETSRNKFIGFTLGSDVETLVGLPRPIHESVKTLKQHKYVSIAEVQMKREEELQQCPLTLGEEEVEDTPAETLYLGMLPNLSQFVIALLKLLLAAAPTSKAKTDSINILADVLPEEMPITVLQSMKLGIDVNRHKEIIVKAISALLLLLLKHFKLNHIYQFEIVSQHLVFANCIPLILKFFNQNIMSYISAKNSICVLDFPHCAVHEMPELTAESLEAGDNNQFCWRNLFSCINLLRVLNKLTKWKHSRTMMLVVFKSAPILKRALKVKQAMMQLYVLKLLKIQTKYLGRQWRKSNMKTMSAIYQKVRHRLNDDWAYGNDIDARPWDFQAEECALRENIERFNSRRYDKNRNGDFAPVDNCLQSVLGQRVELPEDFHYSYEMWLEREVFSQPIQWEGLLQGP, from the exons ATGCAGGCGGAGGACATGGAGGTGCCCATCATTAACAACCTCAACGACAACGGCGACAGGCTCAGACCCAAGGGCAAAGATGCGTTCAAGGATCAGCAGAAGGAGTCGGAG AGCTCCATGGAGTCGCCCAACCTGGAGTTCGAGTACGGAGACACGGACACGCTGACGGCGGAGCTTTCAG AGCTCTACAGCTACACGGAGGAGCCAGAGTTCGCCCTCAACAGAGACTACTTTGAAGAGGACTTCCGGAGCCACG cccgGAGCCGGAGGTGGATCGAGCTGCCGGCGGAGGAGCAGAGGGCCTACGTGATGAGACTGCTGGACGCGCTGGAGGTGACGGACAGAGACAAGAGGCTAAAGGTGTCCCGGGCCATCCTCTATCTGGCCCAAG GGGCGTTTGACGAGTGCGACAGCGAGGCGGACGTCCTCCGCTGGTCCAGACACAACGTCTTTCTGCTCTACGACATGGGGATCTTCACCgcgctgctggagctgctcagcATGGAGATCGA caACAACCAGGCGTGCAGCAGCGCCGTGAGGAAACCCGCCATCTCTCTCGCCGACAGCACCGAGCTCAG ggTGTTGCTGAGCATCATGTACCTGATGGTGGAGACCATCCGGGTTCGGACCGAGGACGACGGGCCGGAGTGGAAAGCCGCCAGGGAAGCGTTCAGGAACGAGCTGG cGTCGCCTCTGTACAACGGCGAGCCCTTCGCCCTGCTCCTCTTCACCATGGTGACCAAGTTCTGCAGCATGAACGCCCCCCACTTCCCCATGAAGaaagtgctgctgttgctctggaAGACCACGCTG TTCACCCTGGGGGGGTTcgaggagctccaggagatgAAGGTGCGACGCCGCGAGCAGCTGGACCTGCCGCCGCTCCCGGAGGACAGCATCAGGGTGGTGAGGGCCATGCGGGCGGCCTCCCCCCCCGCCACGGCCATGGAGCTCatcgagcagcagcagcagcagcagaaacgagGCCGCCGCAGCCGCAGG CCGCTGGTGAAGCAGGACAGCCTGGACACGTACAACGAGCGGGACCCTTTCAAGAACGACGACGCcagggacgaggaggaggacggcgaggaCGCGGACAGCGGCATCGAGGGCGAGGTGGACCCTTTGGACCGGGACGTCATCATCCagcctccgccgccgccgcctccgctCAGGCCCCCCACCGAAAGGATCAGCTTCCCTAAAGGGCTCCCCTGGGCCCCCAAAGTCAGGGAAAAAGACATCGAGCACTTCCTGGAGACCAGCAGGAACAAGTTCATCGGCTTCACTTTGGGGAG CGATGTAGAGACCCTGGTGGGGCTGCCCAGGCCCATCCACGAGAGTGTGAAGACCCtgaaacag CACAAATACGTCTCCATCGCTGAGGTCCAGATGAAGcgagaggaggagctgcagcagtgtCCTCTGACCCTG ggggaggaggaggtggaggacacTCCAGCGGAGACGCTTTATCTGGGAATGCTTCCCAACCTCTCCCAGTTTGTG ATcgccctcctgaagctgctgctggctgcggCGCCGACCTCCAAGGCCAAGACGGACTCCATTAACATCCTGGCCGACGTGCTGCCAGAGGAGATGCC TATCACGGTGCTTCAAAGTATGAAGCTGGGAATCGATGTGAATCGCCACAAGGAAATCATTGTCAAGGCCATctcggctctgctgctgctgctgctcaagcACTTCAAACTGAACCACATTTatcag tTTGAGATCGTCTCTCAGCACCTGGTGTTCGCCAACTGCATCCCGCTCATCCTCAAGTTCTTCAACCAGAACATCATGTCCTACATCAGCGCCAAGAACAG CATATGCGTGTTGGACTTCCCCCACTGTGCCGTCCACGAGATGCCTGAGCTGACGGCCGAGAGCCTG GAAGCAGGCGACAACAACCAGTTCTGCTGGAGGAACCTGTTTTCTTGTATCAATCTGCTGAGGGTGTTAAACAAGCTGACCAAGTGGAAGCACTCCCGGACCATG ATGCTTGTGGTTTTTAAGTCCGCCCCAATTCTGAAGAGAGCGCTGAAGGTCAAGCAGGCCATGATGCAGCTCTACGTTCTGAAGCTGCTCAAGATCCAGACCAAGTACCTGGGCCGCCAGTGGAGGAAGAGCAACATGAAGACCATGTCGGCCATCTACCAGAAGGTCCGCCACCGGCTCAACGATGACTGGGCTTACGGCAACG ACATCGACGCGCGTCCCTGGGACTTCCAGGCGGAGGAGTGCGCCCTCCGGGAGAACATCGAGAGGTTCAACAGCCGCCGCTACGACAAGAACAGGAACGGCGACTTTGCGCCGGTGGACAACTGCCTGCAGAGCGTGCTGGGCCAGCGGGTGGAGCTGCCCGAGGACTTCCACTACAGCTACGAGATGTGGCTGGAGCGGGAGGTCTTCTCCCAGCCCATCCAGTGGGAGGGGCTCCTGCAGGGGCCGTGA